A genomic window from Leptospira fletcheri includes:
- the recD gene encoding exodeoxyribonuclease V subunit alpha: MTEEIGAADPEYIRFLTSEMHRVLPETEQGDLFQRNSLLLTALRTGSLGIPEPRDSLSDKDNPFFRSRNGVLYFRKTFDALTSSEEIFRSLLNRNLPESQKKQIPEVLKEITERSPLVLRRESLETVLCGEGEQREALEAALHSPFFVLTGGPGTGKTTVVTSLLRALVRLGYDPVRIGLAAPTGRAAQRLKESLENTLKLGTGTDPMDLKLYNLTTATLHRLLRFDPKTRSYKYGKDFRLPYEVVVVDEVSMVDLDLMHSLLLSLPDAKQDRFRIVLLGDADQLPSVEAGAVLSDLAECISRSENFYKLRTGRRQTGNASAIFDAARKCISNDADPDSLLKATFSVQPSPSLSEVQERTIRDGFYRSKIDLKKDRIRFLSDYVEKCLLPGFSSLEKIRSDPKRLAEFLRTDLNHTRILTILRQGEFGSEGINRDIIRLLLKQTKMRTIHLGTRIYFPGLPILIVKNDRSRGLFNGDTGLVLEFETITGETEMRAVFFLDGTIRDFALDTLPPHEPAFAITVHKSQGSEYDHVFILYPPDPSAETESPNELLRKEILYTALTRAKRKAILLAEDKNLSVSLKRKSERLTGFRI, from the coding sequence ATGACCGAGGAAATCGGAGCCGCCGACCCGGAATATATCCGATTTCTGACTTCGGAGATGCATAGAGTTCTTCCGGAAACCGAGCAGGGGGATCTTTTCCAACGGAATTCCCTTCTCTTAACCGCATTGCGAACGGGAAGTTTGGGAATCCCCGAACCCCGGGATTCTCTTTCGGACAAGGACAATCCTTTCTTTCGATCCAGAAACGGAGTCCTATATTTTCGTAAAACCTTCGATGCCTTGACCTCGTCCGAGGAAATTTTCCGAAGCCTATTAAACAGGAATCTACCGGAGAGTCAAAAAAAGCAAATCCCCGAAGTTCTGAAGGAAATTACGGAACGCTCCCCTCTAGTATTGCGGAGAGAGAGTTTGGAAACCGTTCTTTGTGGGGAAGGAGAACAGAGGGAAGCTTTGGAAGCCGCTCTCCATTCTCCTTTTTTCGTGCTTACGGGAGGCCCCGGTACCGGAAAAACCACGGTGGTTACGAGCTTGTTGCGGGCGCTGGTCCGTTTGGGATATGATCCTGTTCGGATCGGATTGGCGGCTCCCACCGGCAGGGCCGCGCAAAGATTGAAAGAATCTTTGGAGAACACTCTGAAGCTAGGAACCGGTACGGATCCGATGGATCTGAAATTGTACAATCTAACCACGGCAACCTTGCATCGGTTATTAAGATTCGATCCCAAAACCAGGAGCTACAAGTACGGAAAGGACTTCCGTCTTCCGTACGAAGTGGTCGTGGTGGACGAAGTTTCTATGGTGGATTTGGATCTGATGCATTCCCTTTTACTCTCCTTACCGGATGCAAAACAGGATCGATTTCGGATCGTCCTGCTCGGAGACGCGGACCAACTTCCGAGCGTAGAAGCGGGCGCCGTCCTTTCCGATCTGGCGGAATGTATTTCCCGTTCCGAGAATTTCTACAAACTAAGGACGGGACGTAGGCAAACGGGAAACGCTTCGGCGATTTTCGACGCGGCACGGAAATGCATTTCGAACGATGCCGACCCGGATTCCCTTTTAAAAGCGACTTTTTCCGTCCAACCTTCCCCATCGTTAAGCGAAGTACAGGAAAGGACGATCCGAGATGGCTTTTACCGGAGCAAAATCGATCTAAAAAAGGATCGCATCCGTTTTTTAAGCGATTACGTGGAGAAATGCCTACTCCCCGGATTTTCTTCCTTGGAAAAAATCCGTTCCGATCCGAAGCGATTGGCAGAATTTCTCAGAACCGATCTGAATCATACGCGAATCCTGACGATTTTAAGACAAGGAGAATTTGGAAGCGAAGGGATTAACAGGGATATCATCCGCCTACTTTTGAAACAAACGAAGATGCGCACGATTCATTTGGGTACTCGGATCTATTTTCCGGGACTTCCTATTTTGATCGTAAAGAACGACCGTTCTAGAGGTCTTTTTAACGGAGACACCGGACTTGTCCTGGAGTTCGAAACGATTACTGGGGAAACCGAGATGCGTGCCGTTTTCTTTCTGGACGGAACTATCCGGGACTTTGCTTTGGATACCTTGCCTCCCCACGAACCTGCGTTCGCGATTACGGTGCATAAATCCCAAGGTTCCGAATACGATCATGTATTTATTCTATATCCGCCGGATCCTTCCGCCGAAACGGAATCCCCGAACGAATTATTGCGCAAAGAGATCCTGTACACCGCGTTAACGAGGGCAAAACGAAAAGCGATCTTACTGGCCGAAGACAAAAACCTTTCCGTCTCGCTGAAAAGGAAATCGGAAAGACTCACCGGATTCCGGATTTAA
- a CDS encoding UvrD-helicase domain-containing protein — translation MNRNSPGLPPSYADHIDLSKHGFIGASAGTGKTHTIVYLVLKILHTYFLSSGSDEPERGIESVLVLTYTEKAASELRSRIRHGIKDRIRVLEAGLSADPDLELERKYFLGQLGRLDQATISTIHGFCNKILKEYSLETGTPSDPKLVPEEEPLRRLLDSHLRSEFTEELPAESLVLTLLELRRSFDNGFTGDTWESFLAEIAGKKEVSPDSTFFLPDPFSGSFPDQEKIRSVFRSLNEEYHRLKESQAPVLKSLHASTRKALAERQTVFESVMENAMMALDPFQEEELTRAILEIGRLKRKDSGIGSVLLSDEELTKAGPDPAVAKYRNCREGVRKSLTPLENLAALFVVKIAEKIVKETPFEKNGSGEITYNDMIRNLARSVSDNPDLLSELRRRFDYAIVDEFQDTDWSQFSIFKTVFLEENSNRNRLFLIGDPKQAIYGFRGADIGTYLAARAYMDQGGAFSSVSAVYPELDTNRRSLPELVASYNDLFSSGGETWFPISEPGFEPIRYSKVQAAYEGGKAVLYSDKSGRGALNAFSLPVGSNKQGLREPYAKFVVSEILHLVSPEAEIFIRKEKHNKQPYSGKVEFGDIAILIRNQEDSRELENYLKIAGIPYSNIRKRGLFSSNEAFRCRQILSCIEDEGLPDSFYKLLLSDLFEISPDRLHLYAEYSLESEEKRRIESWRRFARKKDFPALFRSLTTESLLARPRDSELTLEWERRIANFKQIFSLLTEKASENDLSLREILDWLDTKISAEASAEKDESLSRETEEDRVKILTIHSSKGLEFPFVFLIGGFSGWSLSQKKYYEYRETVSANATEPKSRKILDLTKGHPEKYLTYLKNEDKRLYYVAVTRAMYKFYFPLLSEPSSDRPLELFRSSFEKTAEHPSTTSHISKIFWNEEQRKYSAEILSGLPSEKRTLLELQPPASEQEPARSPLLWPRNCEHRRIRLESYSSLDRFLNPPEIKFGPESELFRTDEEIPLSFPSEELPSSNRMGNLLHQLLERLEFSSFFRSDLGEQNISEVKKLLREYGFGKDEEERNIFAEKILSMLRNTLRSPLPQIPSLDCLAALSSSERKHEVDFFLKLSTGRSEKEEFLNGTVDMIFFSEGKYWIVDWKSNRLEGSSYSEADLTRKVEEVYSLQLALYSLVLNEWLQARFGAEYDRNLLGGMYFLFLRGMDPNRSSSGIFFQKIDPEFVEISRRTVLDALDRKHSEKGIQL, via the coding sequence ATGAATCGGAATTCTCCTGGTCTTCCTCCCTCTTACGCGGACCATATAGATCTTTCCAAACACGGATTTATAGGCGCCTCAGCCGGAACGGGGAAGACCCATACGATCGTCTATTTAGTATTAAAAATTCTGCATACGTATTTTCTTTCCTCCGGCTCGGATGAACCCGAAAGAGGAATAGAATCCGTACTCGTGCTGACCTATACCGAAAAAGCAGCTTCAGAACTCCGCTCCCGTATCAGACACGGAATCAAGGACAGGATTCGGGTTTTGGAAGCGGGTCTTTCTGCGGACCCGGATCTAGAGTTGGAAAGAAAATATTTCCTAGGGCAATTAGGTCGTCTGGACCAGGCGACCATCTCCACGATACACGGATTTTGCAATAAGATTCTGAAGGAATATTCCCTGGAAACGGGGACTCCATCCGACCCGAAATTGGTTCCGGAAGAAGAACCATTGCGCCGTCTCTTGGATTCCCATCTTCGCTCGGAATTTACGGAAGAACTCCCTGCGGAAAGTCTGGTATTGACCCTATTGGAACTGAGAAGATCTTTCGACAACGGATTTACCGGAGATACCTGGGAGAGCTTTCTTGCGGAAATAGCGGGTAAAAAAGAAGTCTCTCCGGATTCCACATTTTTCCTTCCGGATCCTTTTTCCGGATCCTTTCCGGATCAGGAGAAGATCCGGAGCGTTTTTCGATCGTTAAACGAAGAATACCACAGACTCAAAGAAAGCCAGGCGCCCGTGCTGAAATCCTTGCACGCAAGTACGAGAAAGGCCCTAGCGGAAAGACAAACTGTCTTCGAATCCGTAATGGAAAACGCGATGATGGCGTTAGATCCTTTTCAAGAAGAGGAGCTCACGAGGGCGATTCTAGAAATCGGCCGCCTCAAGAGAAAAGATTCCGGGATCGGAAGCGTACTGCTCTCCGATGAGGAATTGACGAAAGCAGGACCCGATCCGGCCGTCGCAAAATACCGGAATTGTCGTGAAGGGGTAAGGAAAAGCCTGACCCCTCTGGAAAATCTAGCGGCCTTGTTCGTCGTAAAAATCGCCGAAAAGATCGTAAAGGAAACTCCCTTCGAAAAAAACGGAAGCGGGGAAATCACTTATAACGATATGATCCGAAATCTTGCCAGATCCGTTTCGGATAACCCTGACTTATTAAGCGAACTCAGAAGAAGATTCGATTATGCGATCGTGGATGAATTTCAGGATACGGACTGGAGCCAATTTTCGATTTTTAAAACCGTGTTCCTGGAGGAAAATTCGAATAGAAACCGTTTGTTCCTGATCGGAGATCCAAAGCAGGCGATTTACGGATTCCGAGGAGCGGACATAGGAACATATCTGGCTGCGAGGGCTTATATGGATCAAGGAGGAGCTTTTTCCTCCGTCTCCGCGGTGTATCCGGAGTTGGACACGAACCGCAGGTCTCTGCCCGAATTGGTCGCCTCTTACAACGACCTATTTTCTTCCGGAGGGGAAACTTGGTTTCCGATCTCTGAACCCGGATTCGAGCCTATCCGTTATTCGAAAGTACAAGCAGCGTACGAAGGCGGAAAAGCGGTTTTGTACTCGGACAAAAGCGGGAGGGGAGCTCTTAACGCGTTCTCTCTTCCGGTCGGATCGAATAAACAAGGATTGAGAGAGCCCTACGCGAAGTTCGTCGTTTCGGAAATTTTACATCTCGTTTCACCGGAAGCGGAAATTTTTATCCGAAAGGAAAAACACAACAAGCAACCCTATTCGGGCAAAGTGGAATTCGGAGATATCGCGATTCTTATACGAAACCAAGAGGATTCAAGAGAGCTGGAGAATTATCTTAAGATCGCGGGAATTCCCTATTCGAATATCCGCAAAAGAGGACTCTTTTCCTCTAACGAGGCCTTTCGTTGCAGGCAGATTTTATCCTGTATAGAAGACGAAGGGTTACCTGATTCTTTTTACAAACTTTTACTTTCGGATCTGTTCGAGATCTCTCCGGATCGTCTGCATCTTTATGCCGAATATTCCCTGGAATCGGAAGAAAAAAGACGCATCGAATCTTGGAGAAGATTCGCACGAAAAAAGGACTTCCCTGCCTTATTCCGCTCCCTGACTACGGAAAGTCTTTTGGCGAGACCTAGAGATTCCGAATTGACTCTGGAATGGGAAAGAAGGATCGCGAATTTCAAGCAGATCTTTTCTCTGCTAACGGAAAAGGCTTCCGAAAACGATCTTTCCCTTCGGGAGATCCTAGATTGGTTGGACACCAAGATTTCCGCGGAAGCGAGCGCGGAAAAGGACGAATCCTTGTCTCGGGAAACGGAAGAGGATAGGGTCAAAATCCTGACCATACATTCCAGCAAAGGTTTGGAATTTCCGTTCGTATTCCTGATAGGTGGGTTCTCCGGTTGGTCCCTTTCACAAAAGAAATATTACGAATACAGGGAAACGGTTTCCGCAAACGCTACAGAACCGAAAAGTCGTAAGATTCTCGATCTCACCAAGGGGCATCCGGAAAAATATCTGACTTATCTAAAGAACGAAGACAAACGGTTGTACTATGTTGCTGTCACTCGGGCCATGTACAAATTCTACTTCCCTCTGCTTTCCGAACCGTCCTCGGATCGCCCTCTGGAATTATTCCGTTCCTCCTTTGAAAAGACGGCGGAGCATCCTTCTACTACCTCTCATATTTCTAAAATCTTTTGGAACGAGGAACAGAGAAAGTATTCAGCGGAGATCCTTTCCGGTCTCCCCTCGGAAAAAAGGACGTTGCTAGAGTTGCAGCCCCCCGCTTCCGAGCAGGAACCTGCGAGAAGTCCTCTCCTCTGGCCCCGAAACTGCGAACATAGAAGGATCCGTTTGGAAAGTTATTCTTCCTTGGATCGGTTTTTAAATCCTCCCGAAATCAAATTCGGACCGGAGTCGGAACTCTTCCGAACGGATGAGGAAATTCCCCTCTCCTTCCCATCGGAAGAACTTCCGTCCTCGAACCGAATGGGAAATCTTCTGCACCAGCTTTTAGAGAGGCTTGAATTTTCCTCTTTTTTCCGTTCCGACCTAGGCGAACAGAATATCTCGGAGGTGAAAAAATTACTGAGGGAATACGGATTCGGAAAGGACGAAGAAGAAAGAAATATCTTCGCCGAAAAGATTTTATCGATGCTCCGGAACACTCTTCGTTCTCCCCTTCCCCAAATTCCTAGCTTGGATTGCCTTGCGGCCTTATCTTCATCCGAAAGAAAGCACGAGGTGGATTTCTTTCTCAAACTTTCGACGGGCCGGTCCGAAAAGGAGGAATTCCTAAACGGAACCGTGGATATGATCTTTTTTTCGGAGGGCAAGTACTGGATTGTAGACTGGAAATCCAATCGTCTGGAAGGCTCCTCTTACTCCGAAGCGGATCTGACAAGAAAGGTGGAGGAAGTCTATTCGCTCCAATTGGCACTTTATTCTCTAGTGTTAAACGAATGGTTGCAAGCCAGATTCGGAGCCGAATACGATCGGAATCTACTCGGCGGCATGTATTTCCTCTTTTTGAGGGGGATGGATCCGAATCGTTCTAGTTCGGGAATTTTCTTCCAAAAAATCGATCCGGAATTCGTCGAAATTTCCAGACGTACCGTTCTTGATGCTTTAGATCGGAAACATTCGGAAAAAGGAATACAGCTATGA
- a CDS encoding exodeoxyribonuclease V subunit gamma, with the protein MSVRVFSSNDLSELARILQDSISGELEQENGLYSPLVVIPNKSMETWLYLEFAKRKGVVFNLRFLFLEKAIEELLKRKYGSDPDFQAFARPEERKFLIYEYVQNHPEFLLRYPSLRSYLIPSGRQNIDPTRLFEFSGKIANYFKDYELHRQDWIRNWLGGKTEYLRLGEQDIEEKIATKSQMFFLQKELYAAVAASSKTLVQYAMQAGNRKQSPRPENGNLESKKLYLFGLSQLSQTYLALFKKLFPELSLEAYQFGLPRDSAGTEESISLPCRRWASPFRSLFASWNLTGASIRNVSSVRERKDKSVLTSFQEYLLVGPNALSDRKHSDASLVILEAPGIFREVEAVFHIILSKLDEDPTLNLTDIGIFCPNLSQYRPAIQSVFDGGIPAKLINENGSPEFSVRTLPYTIQDIRAGETSPFLNGILSVFPLLLGKRSRTEFFALFRNSCFQKKWDISAETVREWEELSRELSLFLDDSQEGPPLPFSFRNGFLRLSMGEVLPTVAEEETSFSPYSASDRKTVELWIGTWKRLEEMTDRVTEECGRSEIDPDGCLDSFTSFLRELLGPTEDSPEENSIASELFSKFGSLRGKAWDPGNFEDRLRFLEVFVRESCEGIPIRKGKYLTGGITVSSLQPMRPIPFRHIFLLGLGEVEFPGSEDRSAFNLRHLSPRDGDVTNRQLNELLLYETVLSAKESLNLSFVSVDSSSEEEMAPSPSILQMEQVLRDYVLHPEESTRVLLPLNKHSRQYFEPRPEGKDFRIRYFETYDISSSAAYGFEKDKVEYSKTFLDFRNPRSVDPIRKPDVRSETEAEITLDLKDLIRFWRSPLQHFLRSQFGLFVEEQKEDNPSSSEPFRLSDPLRILTKSWELFFKALSEKSVPKDSLELFRESREKAISAFGKKGFLPRGKYGRVEEILLSERFERSWSKISPLLEDRDFYEAISFGESTKQGRILTLPTPTLTLKNGSRIRFTGLKESIFLSPEMRSIVLVYPNSKKKLKNGIEPFLIQSILDLVRTEHSPKTVSVLFGYTARDGAPEILEFEENGSERTEFLKYLTEEYLGAERPLLSPDFWEDFPLRKSGTLFDSGGKEKEELGREFLQWVHESLEYELSDYVPATLRLLPSPKRLVPTNAFELSEKLYDPVFRGLFS; encoded by the coding sequence ATGTCCGTCAGAGTATTTTCCTCCAATGACCTATCCGAGTTGGCTCGGATCTTACAGGACTCGATTTCCGGAGAACTCGAACAAGAAAACGGATTGTACAGCCCCTTGGTGGTCATTCCGAACAAGAGCATGGAAACCTGGCTGTACTTGGAATTCGCGAAGCGGAAAGGCGTAGTCTTTAACCTTCGGTTTCTCTTTTTAGAAAAAGCGATCGAGGAATTATTGAAAAGAAAATACGGGTCCGACCCGGACTTTCAGGCCTTCGCTCGACCGGAAGAAAGAAAATTCCTCATTTACGAATACGTTCAAAACCACCCTGAATTTCTTTTGCGGTATCCTTCCTTACGATCCTACCTGATTCCTTCCGGTAGACAAAACATAGATCCGACCCGCTTATTCGAATTTTCCGGGAAGATCGCGAATTATTTTAAGGACTACGAACTGCACAGGCAAGACTGGATTCGGAATTGGCTGGGAGGAAAAACCGAATATTTACGATTGGGCGAACAGGATATCGAAGAGAAGATCGCCACCAAATCCCAGATGTTTTTTCTCCAGAAAGAACTGTACGCCGCGGTCGCAGCCTCTTCCAAAACTTTGGTTCAATATGCGATGCAAGCAGGAAACCGCAAACAAAGCCCGAGACCGGAAAACGGAAACCTAGAATCGAAAAAATTATATTTATTCGGTCTGTCCCAACTTTCCCAGACATATCTCGCTCTATTTAAGAAATTATTTCCGGAGCTATCTCTGGAAGCCTATCAATTCGGGCTCCCCCGGGATAGCGCCGGTACCGAAGAAAGCATATCTCTTCCTTGCCGCAGATGGGCATCTCCCTTCCGATCCTTATTTGCAAGTTGGAACTTAACGGGGGCTTCGATTCGGAATGTATCTTCCGTTAGAGAAAGGAAAGATAAAAGCGTTCTTACCTCTTTCCAAGAATACTTACTCGTTGGCCCGAATGCGCTTTCGGACCGTAAACACTCCGATGCTAGCCTTGTCATCCTGGAAGCTCCGGGAATCTTTCGGGAAGTGGAAGCGGTATTTCACATAATTCTTTCCAAGCTGGACGAAGATCCGACGTTGAACTTGACGGATATCGGAATCTTTTGTCCGAATTTATCCCAATACAGACCCGCTATCCAATCCGTCTTCGACGGGGGAATTCCCGCAAAATTGATAAACGAAAACGGATCCCCCGAATTTTCCGTTCGCACTCTGCCGTATACGATCCAAGACATCAGAGCGGGAGAAACCAGTCCGTTTTTAAACGGAATTCTATCCGTCTTTCCTTTGCTCTTAGGCAAACGTTCCAGGACGGAATTCTTTGCCTTATTCCGAAATTCCTGCTTCCAAAAAAAATGGGATATCTCCGCCGAAACGGTTCGCGAATGGGAGGAACTTTCCCGAGAGCTTTCGCTTTTTTTGGACGATTCCCAGGAAGGTCCTCCGCTTCCGTTTTCCTTCCGGAACGGATTTCTTCGCTTATCAATGGGAGAAGTTCTCCCTACCGTCGCGGAAGAAGAGACTTCCTTTTCCCCTTATTCCGCCTCCGATCGAAAAACCGTAGAACTATGGATCGGAACCTGGAAACGTTTGGAAGAAATGACGGACCGGGTCACGGAGGAATGCGGACGCTCCGAAATCGACCCGGACGGATGCTTGGATTCTTTTACCTCCTTTCTTCGCGAATTATTAGGTCCGACCGAAGATTCTCCCGAGGAAAATTCCATCGCATCCGAACTCTTTTCCAAATTCGGTTCCTTACGAGGAAAGGCATGGGATCCCGGAAATTTCGAGGATCGATTGCGATTTCTGGAAGTTTTCGTCCGGGAATCCTGCGAGGGAATTCCGATCCGTAAAGGAAAATATCTGACCGGAGGAATCACAGTCTCTTCCCTCCAACCGATGCGACCCATTCCGTTTCGGCATATTTTTCTGTTAGGCCTCGGAGAAGTCGAATTTCCCGGTTCCGAGGATCGCTCCGCTTTCAACTTAAGACACCTGTCTCCTAGAGACGGCGATGTCACGAATCGACAATTGAACGAATTATTGTTATATGAAACGGTTCTCTCTGCCAAAGAAAGCCTGAATCTCTCTTTCGTATCCGTGGATTCTAGTTCGGAGGAGGAAATGGCTCCTTCTCCGTCTATCCTGCAAATGGAACAAGTGCTGAGAGACTACGTTCTTCACCCGGAGGAAAGTACGCGCGTTCTTCTCCCTTTGAACAAACATAGCCGGCAATATTTCGAGCCGAGACCGGAAGGAAAGGATTTTCGGATCCGATACTTCGAAACCTACGATATTTCCTCTTCCGCCGCTTATGGATTCGAAAAAGATAAAGTAGAATATTCTAAAACATTTCTGGATTTTCGGAACCCTCGCTCGGTTGATCCGATAAGAAAACCGGACGTAAGATCGGAAACCGAAGCTGAGATTACGCTCGATTTGAAGGATTTGATCCGCTTCTGGCGCTCTCCTTTGCAACATTTCCTAAGGAGCCAATTCGGTCTGTTCGTAGAGGAGCAAAAGGAGGACAATCCCTCGAGCAGCGAACCCTTCCGATTGTCGGACCCGTTAAGAATATTAACGAAGTCATGGGAGCTTTTTTTCAAAGCCCTTTCGGAGAAATCGGTTCCGAAAGATTCCTTGGAATTGTTTCGGGAATCCCGGGAAAAAGCGATCTCCGCCTTCGGAAAGAAAGGATTTTTGCCTAGAGGCAAATACGGTCGGGTGGAAGAGATTCTTCTTTCGGAAAGATTCGAACGTTCTTGGAGCAAAATTTCTCCCTTACTGGAAGACAGAGATTTTTACGAAGCGATTTCTTTCGGAGAATCCACAAAGCAAGGTAGAATTCTGACGCTTCCGACACCGACACTTACTCTAAAGAACGGCTCTCGCATCCGATTTACCGGACTCAAGGAGTCGATCTTTCTCTCTCCAGAAATGCGGAGTATTGTCCTAGTATATCCCAACTCCAAGAAAAAATTAAAGAATGGAATCGAGCCGTTTCTGATCCAATCGATTTTGGATCTCGTACGAACGGAACATTCCCCGAAAACCGTATCCGTCCTTTTCGGATATACGGCCAGAGACGGAGCTCCTGAAATTTTGGAATTCGAGGAAAACGGTTCCGAGAGGACGGAATTTTTAAAGTATCTAACGGAGGAATATCTCGGTGCCGAGAGACCTCTCCTCTCCCCCGATTTTTGGGAGGATTTTCCTCTAAGAAAATCGGGAACTCTTTTCGATTCCGGCGGAAAGGAGAAAGAAGAACTCGGGCGGGAATTCCTCCAATGGGTACACGAATCCTTGGAATACGAACTTTCGGATTACGTCCCGGCAACTCTCCGTCTCCTCCCCTCCCCGAAACGCTTAGTCCCGACGAACGCATTCGAATTGTCCGAGAAATTATACGATCCTGTTTTTAGAGGGTTGTTTTCATGA
- a CDS encoding TfoX/Sxy family protein has product MAYNEQLTNRVRTALQHLPDVEEKRMFRGVTFMVNGKMCIGVGDDELLCRIDPSLHEDAIQRKGCRTMNMKGKEYKGYVLVGKDAIKTNKDFDYWIQLSLDFNKTAKSSKNRKKK; this is encoded by the coding sequence ATGGCGTACAACGAACAACTGACGAACCGAGTTAGAACTGCGCTCCAACATTTACCCGACGTAGAGGAGAAACGGATGTTTCGCGGCGTCACCTTTATGGTGAACGGTAAGATGTGCATCGGTGTCGGAGATGACGAATTGCTTTGCCGCATAGATCCCTCTCTGCACGAGGATGCGATTCAGAGAAAAGGCTGTCGAACTATGAATATGAAAGGCAAAGAATACAAAGGCTACGTACTCGTCGGCAAAGACGCAATCAAAACGAATAAAGATTTTGATTACTGGATCCAACTTTCTCTCGATTTCAACAAGACGGCAAAAAGTTCTAAAAATCGAAAGAAGAAATAA